The DNA window ATTTTTTTCATAACCGGTTTTTGTATTCTGATTAGACTATACGAATATATAAAAAAAGCGGAGCCTGAAAAAATCAGGCTCCGCTAATGGTTATGTATCTTATTTACCCAGATAAGATTTAAGGATCTTGCTTCTGGTGTTGTGCTTCAATCTTTTGATTGCTTTTTCTTTGATCTGTCTTACACGTTCCCTCGTAAGATCAAACGTTTCCCCGATTTCTTCCAACGTCATCGGATGCTTTCCGTTAAGACCGAAATACAGTCTTACCAGATCCGCTTCTCTTGGCGTAAGGGTATTCAGGGCTCTTTCAATCTCAATCTGAAGAGATTCCAGCATCAGGTCTTTATCCGGGCTTGGAGATTCTCCTGAACGCAGTACGTCATACAGGTTGGAATCTTCTCCTTCCACCAACGGAGCATCCATCGACAAATGCCTTCCGGAATTTTTCATGGATTCCTTGATGTCTTCCTCACTCATGTCCAGAACTTCAGCCAGCTCCTCCGGGGAAGGCGGTCTTTCATTTTCCTGTTCAAGGTGGGCATATGCTTTATTGATCTTGTTGATTGAACCGATTTTATTCAACGGTAATCTTACAATTCTGGACTGTTCTGCCAAAGCCTGTAAGATTGACTGACGGATCCACCACACGGCATAGGAAATGAATTTGAAACCTCTGGTTTCGTCATATCTTTTGGCCGCTTTCATCAACCCCAGGTTTCCTTCATTAATCAAGTCGGGCAGTGAAAGACCCTGGTTCTGGTACTGTTTGGATACGGAAACCACGAAACGAAGGTTGGCCTTGATCAGCTTCTCCAGTGCGGCTCTGTCGCCGGCACGGATCCTTTGTGCCAATTCCACCTCTTCGTCTGCGGTAATCAGTTCCACTTTACCGATCTCCTGCAGATACTTGTCTAATGAAGCAGTTTCCCTGTTGGTTACCTGCTTAGTAATTTTTAACTGTCTCATTTATTTTTCCTCAAAAAAGAGTTAGTATATATAATACGCCTGAGAAGATGAAAAGGTTACACCATTTTTGAAAATATTTGTTTTTTTATGGATACCGATGAAAAATATGTTGTAATTTGTGCCTTGACATGATCTATGCGCTACTGCAATAAAAAAAGGTGAAGCATTCACTCCACCTGATGATATCTTAATTCTGATTATCCTGTCCGTTTCCTAGAACAGATCATTCAGCCATTTTGCCAGTCTCAGTCCTCCGTACAGCAATTGTCTTTCCACGGTGTCGTTGAATTTATACTGATAGTCGAAAGACAGTTTTGAACCGTCAGGTGTCTGAGCATAAATTCTGTTGGCAATGGTATGGGAATCATACAGCCAGTCTTCCAGGGTACCGGACTGGATTTTTTTCACTTCATCATCAGACTTGATGTCCAGAAGCCTGGAGTATTCCGTATAGCTGTATTTTTGCGAATCTACCAGTTTGCCGTCCCATACGGAATGAAGGTTGGTCTTTTCCCCGAAATAGGTAACGTTGATCTTGTTTCCGCCCAAATCTTCTGCGCGTCCCACATGCAGAGGCTGGGCAAGGTCACCCATAATGTGGATCAGGAAAATAAGCGCAATTTTACGGTCCTTTTCAGAGGTCCTGCTGTCTTTAATCTGGCTGGACAGGGTATTGACCTGTGTATACAGGCTTGGTCCTGCCTGCATCTTAAGTTTCTGTTCAAACGTTTTGAAGTCGGTCTGCGGGTCAATGTTCACATAATGCCATGCTGATGCCTGCTTCCATGCTCCCGTGGTATCGGATTTAATGAAATCCGGCCAGTTGGCCCAATACGCCAGCCTTTCGCGGCCCATCATCTTTTTGATTTCCCTCCTGGCTTTCCCGGAAAGGTGGTTTTCTGCAATTTCTGCAATAATCCTGTGCCCTGTCAGTCCCCACGCATAGCTGTATAACGAAGAGGAGATGAATGCAAGCATCAGTAATTTAGAATACATACTTTTCATTGTTCAGTAACATTTTGAGATGCAAAGATACGCTTCACACCGGTACAATGTATTCTGTACAATCAATTTATTGCAATAATAATTCTTAATATGGGTTTTTATACGGGCATTATCACAGTGTTTAATTATTGGACGGTCTAAGGCGGCTACTCTGTAAGCTATATATAATGTTCTCATAATCATAGGTAATGATTATCAGGTTATGATTTATATTTTCCTTTTTTGGCCTGACTGTTTTAAGATTAATAAAAAATGATTAATTTTAGGATGATATACAGGAAAAGTGTTTTTCTGTAGAAAGAGAAATATTACCTTTATCAGCCAAATTATCACAGAAACTATGATGTATGAAAATTCTGTTGCAACCCTGCATTATAATCAGCTCCAGACTGATTTTAAGGCGGAGGCAGTAGCGGTAAATCTTTTGAAATACCACAGGGCTGTCAGCAATATATTTATAGAACGCCTCGGCATCAATGACCGTGCTTATCTCAAAGATATCAGAAGGATTACCAGCCAGTACCTGGGATTCGATGAAGAGGTGTACACAATAGAGACTTACCGCGAAGGCATTTATGACTACCTTCCGGAAGGGCTTTTCCATCCGCCTTCGCTGGGCGCCTCACGTAAGAATGTAGACCATATCGTGAGGGAGATCCGTAAACAGAAAAAAGTAGAGGAGGATGCCCGGAAATTTTTCCGGCCTTTTGAGCTTGAAATTTTCTTTACGGAAGTCAGTGCGCTGCTGAAGGAATTCGACTTTGATATTGCCAGCGATACCCATACGCTTCTGAATACAGTCAGTGAGCTCTGGCCCCTGCTCCGCATGCTGGACCGCCATCATGCTTCCATCTTCATCTACATTCTTCCATTCTTCCATCAGATCCGCGGTGACAAGGCCTGGTTCGAGCGCTGTATGAGCGCATTTTTAATGGTCCCTGTGGAAGTAACCTTTGCCCCGAATGTCATTGATAGGATAGAGCAGGAAGATGATTCCATGCTTCTGGGCAATTCAAGGCTGGGGGTAACGTATATTCCAAGCGGCAGACACATGGACGGAGAACGCAACTGGGTAGTGAATATCGGGCCTATTCCATACATGGAAATGAAAAATTATATAGAGGGGAGCCCGTTTCGAAATGTACTCAGGGCGTTGTATGATCATTTCCTTCCGGTAACGGTAGATGTAGAGGAAAACTTCATCACGGAAAAACAGGATTTTTCTTTCTCCCTGGAAGATGATGAAAGAAATGCCAGCCGCCTCGGATACTCTACATTCCTGTAAAATATTTTAGTATATTTACATTGACCAACATAATATAAATTTGAAAAATTAAACATGGAAATTTCTTCAGTAAAAGGAGTCTTTTTAAGGTATATTCTTATGCCGTTACTGGCGGTAATCATGATGACCGTTCTCGGGGTTATCCGAAGGAACAAACCGGCCATCAAGATCAAGGTGATCATCGTATATGTTTTATTATGCGGCCTATGCCTTGCCTTACCCGGATTTTTCGGTTTTGCAGGGAACCTTTTCAATCCTTACTGGTATCTTATCGCACAGATTATTTTCCTGATTTTCGGAATCATCCATGTGAACCTGATGGACCATTATTTTAAGAAACACATTGAATCCGTTTCCATGAGCATCCTGTTTGAATCCCTGCTTACTCTTACCTGTATGGTAATCGGAGGGTATCTGTTCACGTTGATTTTCAACTGGATGGGCAAGGGAACGGGTTATGCAGCCATGGCGGCAACCAGCATGCTGATCTTCCTGGTGCCGATGGTTTTTTATTACTGCTACATCCAGTTCATTACGATTCCGTTCGATATTTATAAAACATGGCGGTATTCCCCGGATCAGAAGCTTCCTGATTTTGAAGGCGCGGATTTCGATCGCCTGATGGTACTGAACGTAGAACTGAGCAAGAACCTTGAAGATGCCAACCGATTCAGGATAAAAGCCAAGACGCTTCCTACGGGGGTAACGTTCGGCGACTGGTTTTACCGTGTGGTAGATGATTACAACCATAAAAACCCGAATTCGATCATCCATCTTACCGACCAGCAGAAAGAACCGTACTACTGGATCTTTTACACCAAGAAATCGTTTTTCAGCTTCCGTAAATACATTGACTTCAACGAAGATATAACAGCCAACAGCATTTCTGAAAATGAAGTGGTGATCTGCAAGCGGGTGATCCAGCATGAAGAGGAGGGAGCCAGAAAATCATAATCACACAATTTAAAAGGATATACTATGATACAGCCAATAAAACATTTTGCAATCAACTGGGTAGACGGCATGAAGGTTTCCCAGCGGCACCTGAATGACCAGGATAATTTCCTGACGGATATGATCCGGGATTCCAATTCCTTAGAAATCACCACTTACAATTACGGTTTGCTGCCGATTTCCAATGAATTTACAGACCGTACGATCTTTGATGTCCACAATACGGCAACCAATGATGTACAGCTGGTCATCAAACGCTGCAGTGCCCTGACGCTGGCCGGATACCGGATTGAACTTACCGACAGGAGAGTGAGTGTAAAGTCCCTGGCCCGGTCTATGAACGAAGAACAGGCAGACGGAGACTATTATATCCTGATTTCTGTCAATCCTTTTGATAAAGTCCCATTCGGTGATATCGACCCGGAAGAAATTCCGCCGCGCCACCCGAATGCACAACCGAATTACCATATTGAACTGCTTCCGGTAACTTCCCTGAACAGCAGCTTCTCGGGAGGAAATTACCTGATCATCGGTAAGGTAGACCTGAAAGGCAATATCGCCCAGGTAGATTCATCGTTTATCCCGCCATGTACCTCCATTCAGAGCCATCCGGCTTTGCTGGACTATTATAACGGCTTTGCCAAATCCATCGGTAACCTGCAGCAATATGCATTCAAGATCATCCAGAAAGCTTCCCATAAAAACCAGAATACAGCTTTAGCCCAGAATGTGAAGTTTTTATGTACCACGATGGTGAATACGTTCGGGGATATGTATTTCCAGTTCAGGAATATCATTCCGTGGCAGCCGCCTGTATTTCTGATTGAAAGCTTTGCCAAACTGGCCCTTCATCTGTACAATTCCACGCAAGTACTGGTTCCTGCAGAACTGGAAGAAATGCTGAATTACAGCCTTGAATGGAGCGAGATTGCACCGCATACGCTGCTCAACCAGCTATCCATTGTAGCGGAAACAAATTATGACCACCACAACTGCGGAGAACCGCTGATCTACATCCAGCAGATGCTGCGAAGCCTGGAAACGATTTTTTCCAAGTTAAGCGAACTGGATTACATCGGACAGAGAAAAGAAAATATCATCGTCAACGAACAGGAAGTTTCATCCAACAACAACCCGAAAAGAGGGTGGAGTGTGCTGGATTAAGCTTTGTGTCTATATCATCCTCCCGGTCTTGTGGCCGGGATTTTTTTTGTCCTGTGGAAAGGGAGTTCTACCGGATGAGGCTATTTCCTGACCAGGATTTTTTCAGTGGCTTTTTTGCTGAGGATTTCTTTTTTTCCTTCAATTTCTATAGTCATGGATTTATCAAAGTTCTCAATTTTGATGACCCTTATTTTGGTATCCAACAGAAGGTTGCGTTCATTGAGATAACTCAGGAAGGCATCGTCGGAAAGGGTAACAGAAGTGAAAACTACGGTCTCGCCGGTTTCACAGCTGCTGAGTTTCTGCAGGTCCTGGGCAATGATGTTACCGTCTTTATCGGGAATGGGCTCACCGTGCGGATCAAATTTAGGATAGTTAAGGATCTCATCCATTTTGTCAAAGAAAACCTGTGAATGGACATGTTCAAGCTGTTCGGCAATTTCATGGACATTTTCCCATCCGAAATTCATATTCTTTACGAGAAACATTTCCGTAAGGCGGTGCTTACGGACGACCAGCGCAGCTTCGCGCCGGCCTTTTTCCGTGACCAGGAGCGGTTTGTACGTTTCATAGACTACCCAGCCTTTATCAGCGAATTTCTTCATCATATTGTTGACACTCGGCATCTTTACATTGAGGAACTTGCTGAGCTCATTGATGGTCACTTTACCTTCTGGGTCAACAACATGAAACAGGGCTTTCAGGTAATTTTCTTCGGTTAAGGTTATTTTCGGCATGTTAGACAGTTTTCCTTACAAATCTAACAAAATAATAATTCAAACGCGGCCTTGCTATTTTAAGTTTTTTTAATTTTGTACCATGAAATTTTCATTTAAAAACGATTATTCCGAAGGCTGCCACCCGAATATCCTGCGGGCACTTTTAGAACATAATGAGGATCAGCAGGCGGGTTACGGAGAGGATCAATATTCCATGCAGGCTAAAGAGCTGATCAGAGCGCGCATGAACAGCCACACTTCAGATATTTATTTTATTTCAGGAGGGACGCAGGCCAACCTGATTGTTATTTCTTCCGTCCTACGGCCTTATCAGTGTGCAATTTCAGCTGCTACCGGGCATATTCTCAATAATGAAACGGGAGCCATTGAGGCTACCGGACATAAAGTTTTAAGCATTGAAACCAGCGATGGGAAACTGAAACCATCCGACATCGCTCCTGTTTTAGAATCGCACCGCAATGTACCGCACCAGGTAATGCCTAAACTCGTGTATATTTCCAATTCTACCGAACTCGGGACGGTGTACGACAGGGGAGAACTGGAAGCTTTATCAGCGTTCTGTACACTGCATGATCTGTACCTGTTCATGGACGGTGCCAGGCTGGGGCATGGGCTTACCGCTGAAACCAGTGATCTTACGCTGGAAGATGTGGCCCGGCTGACCGATGTTTTTTATATGGGCGGAACCAAAAACGGCGCATTGATAGGAGAGGCAGTGATCATCAACAATCCTTTGCTGCAACAGGATTTTGCGTTCAATATCAAGCAGAAAGGCGCATTGCTGGCTAAAGGCAGGCTGCTGGGAATCCAGTTTCTGGAACTGATGAAAGAAGATTTGTATTTTGACCTGGCGAGACATGCCAACGGACAGGCGATGAAGATTAAAAATTTCCTGAAGGAGCGGGGAGTACAGTTTCTGTCCGATACCTATACCAACCAGATTTTTCCTGTTCTCAGCAATACCCTTATTGAACGTTTATCCGAAAGCTTTGAGTTTTACATATGGAAAAAGATAGATGACCAGTCTTCTGCCATACGCCTGATCACTTCCTGGAATACCGGCGATGAATCGGTAAGCCGTTTTATACAGGTAATAGAACAGGCAATGCCTGAAATATAAAAACAGCCGGTAGGGCTGTTTAAACAGGGTAAAATTCCCCTGAAAATTTTTCTGCAATGCATAGGTTGTGATGATTCAATATATTGAAAATCAGCCTATTATTTTGTTTTTTAATCCTTTTTAGCCTTATTTGGGTTTCAGACCCGAAGAAAGTAGGGGAGTCAAAAAAATTTCAGGGGGATTCTGATATGTTCTCCGGCTGATTTATTTCAATGCCCTGGCCACAAGAGCACAGTCGGCAGCCTGTAATGTCTGGCCGTCTTTATAACTGATTTTCTTATCGCTTGAATATTTCATCTGCCCGTTTTCAGTCTTATGTTCGCCTATACCTTCGGTAAGCGTATTCCCTTTCTGTAGAAAATAAATATCGCTCTTGCTCTTGGTTCCCTCCGATGCAAATTCGTAAGTCAGTTTCAGTGTATCGCCGGACTTGAATCCTGTGATATCCCCTTTGGAACTGTCCTTTTCAGCATTTTTATACCGTAATTTCCCGGTAATGGTTCCCAGATTGTCATCAATGCTTGCAAAAACAGTATCTTTTCCCATTACTCCCATATAGCAGAATGTTTTCGGGCCTAATGTGTCTACCACAGGCTCCTCCGTCATGGCTGTTGAATCCGGCTTTTCTTCCGGGACCGGAGCTTCCGCCTTTTTGTTACAGCTGAATGCAACAACCGCTATTGCACCCATTAAAACCAATGTTCTCATATCTTATCTTATTTTCAATTGTACTGCTAAAATAATCATCCTGAACATTATAACCATCAATATAAATGAAAAATAACATATTTTCCATAATATTATGCTAAATAATAGAGAGATCTGCTTACAATTTCCACATGAAGAACAGGATATTCATACATAAAAATATGATGGTCATCGTATGGATCATATCTTCAGGCAACCTCTGAAACCTCTGGCTGCATAATAGGAATCGGCGCCATTATGATAGGTGAAGACCATGTCATAACGGAAATCACAAAATAAGGCTCCGCCCAGGTTCCGTACGGAATCAGGGGTTTTGATCCAGCTGGATGTTTTGCGGTCGAATTTTCCCAGCAGCTGAAGCTCACGGTATTGCTGTTCACTGAGGATTTCAACGCCCATTACTGAAGCCATGTCTACAGCGTTACCAAACGGTTTATTGGCTTTTCTGGATTCCCATGCCTGATGGTCGTAGCATAAACTTCGCCGCATCGGACTTTCCGGCGAACAGTCGATAAACAGATAAGTATGCGAATCCTGATCACATCGGATCACATCAGGCTCGCCGCCGGAGATTTCCATCTGATCCAGGGACCAGAGCTTTTCGGGATGCTGTTGAAGTTTTACAAGGATCTGCTGCCAGTCAAGATCTTTATGACGGTGCATATTGCTTGTAAAACGCTCCGAAAGGATTTCAATCAGCTCAAAAGTCCTTTCTGCAGATAGGTTATTTTTATGCATAATATATTATAATGGTTATTACGGGATAAATATAATAGAAGTTGATAGCCTGTACAAGACTTCTACACCATAATTATAAAAAGTCCTATAATTTATATTATGTTAAATTGTATATATTTCAAGATTATAGAAATCTGATTTTCGCTATCCTAATTAATTTGCTTTATGAATAAGTTCTGTATGTAAAAAGCTGCTGTTACCAAACGAACTCTATACTTGTTGATATTATCTGAGCCGATTTATCATTGAGAACTTTTATTCTGTTCTTTCATTAAGGAATTAATGATACATGATCATTCTTACTTGCTGCAATGCAGCATTTATTTTTGTATCTGAAGTATTCTGAAGAATTATTATTGTTTTGTCATTGTCCAGATGCCTTTCTATAAAAGTCGAATATCCTGGCCAACCTCCGGAATGATAGACAATTTTGCCATATTTTTTTGAATTTCCTATGAACCAGCCAAATCCGTATTGTGTTTCTTCTCCGTTTTTTGTCTTCACAGAATTGAATATAAGCTCTTTATCCCTTGAGTTAATCAGCTTGTCAGTATACAGTGCTCTGTCCCATTTTAACAAATCCTCCGTGGTAGAATTCACTGTTCCGTCACCCACAATTCCATCCAGATAATAGGTGTAAAACTCTTTCCCCAGACTGTCCGGAAGTATTTTATGACCTGAACTGTCAGTGATATACCCAAGAGCATAATTCTTTATTTCTTTTGTTTCAAATCTCCTTCTGTACACAAACGTATTTTCCATTTTTAACGGTTTAAAAATGCTTTCCTTCAAAAACTGTCCAAATGTTTTTCCTGACACTTTTTCTATGATCAGTGCCAGTACAGTATATCCTGTATCACTATATTCATATTTTTCGCCTGGTTGAAAGACAGGTTTGGGTTGGTATTGTACTAACAGATTGACAATATCCTGATTCGTGGCAATTTTTGTTTTATCCCATTTTTCTTCAAAAATCTTGATATAGTCAGGAAGCCCGTTGGTATGATTAAGCAGGTTTCTTATACTGATATTTCCATAAAAGCTTAATTCAGGAATATACTTCGAAATGTTATCGTCATATTTCAATTTTCCCTGTTTTTCCAACAGAACAATTCCCATAGCAGTAAATTGTTTAGAAATTGATGCTAACTCAAAAACAGTATTATTATCGAGTTTTTGTCCGGTCTCTTCATTCGCTAAACCATAATTTTTCTCGAATGTGATTTTTCCCTGATCTGCAATCAATACATTCCCGTTAAACATTTTTTTTACATACAAAGATGTAAATACGCTATCAATGCGTTGGCTCTGAGTTTTTTGCCCAAAAGAAATGTTTGAAATTGATACGATCAAGATGAGTGAAAATATTTTTCCCATACTCCCGCTTTTTAAATTACCTATCAGGGAAAACAGATTGGCGAGGGTAATGGATCTGAATAAAAACCGATTCAGACCGACACTGAGCCCATGTGTTTTCGCTGGGCTAACTTACAAAAATAAAGTGAATCCGGCATGCTCTAACAGATCAGCAGCCAGAGCATTTGAAGTTACCACTACTCTTCTATACGCCGCTTATTTATACCGCTTAATGTATGTATTCTACTGTCTTGCCTGTTATAATCAATTATATATTAATTCAATAGGATTATTGTCATGTATTTTACTTGCTTTTATTTTATCGTCCATATTTTTTAAAAATCCCTGCTTTTCTTCCTCAGTCTTAAAGATGATATCTCCTGTAAAAGCCTTTTTCTTAAATCTTTCCAAAGGGCTTTCCTGTGATATTTTTTCATATTCAGCCAGCGTCACACTTTTCGCCACTTTGTACGTAGGATCATTCAAAACAAGGTAATCGGATTTATTTTTCTGTATGGATACGATACTGAATGTATGGGTATTTGTATCATCAGATACTTCAAGAATAAGTCCGGGTAATCCGTGGAATTTATAAGGCCCGTCCGAAATAGGAAGTTCAGCAGTAAACCAGGCAGCCCATTGTCTTCCGCCAAATGTTGTCGTTGCTTTCCGGACGGTATACCCCATCAGGTTCCTTTTTTCATTGGATATCTTCCAGTTTAATTTTCTCTGTTCTTTAACTTTTACCACAGCATCCGGCGTGTGGTTGGGACTGTAAAAATATATCGGACCATCAGCAGATTTTTCTACTACATACCTGACTTTCATGGAAGGATCGGGAAATGCCATCACTCCCCTTTCTGCCTGTACCCTCATGGTTGAATCGGAAATGATATGCTTAAGGCCGGTAAATACAGAATGTTTTTCTTTTTCATTAAAATCTAAGACCACGAGTTCGTCGGAAACCGTATTTTTCTCCAAAGTATCCGCAACGAATTTATAGTTATAGGTAAATCTGAAATCCTGCGAAAAATACAGGAATGGCAAAAACAGACAGAAAAGAAGTATATATTTCATACGCTGACCAATAGATTAAAAGACCACTTATTTTAGCATTTTTTCAGATGAGTTCCAGCACCAATACAGAACAGGTCCTTATCATTACCATAGATCGCTGTACTGCATCCCATATAATTACAACAGCACCAATGATCCGATTCTTCCAAACATTTTTCTGCCTGTATATCTTTCATCCCGTTTCTTGAGATTCTCTTTAGGTATTTCATGGATATAGTTTTAGGATTAAGCGGTAAATATACAATTAATATGTCACTTGTAAGAGATTTTAAATTATAAACTCAGCTTTGATGATAATATTCCCCCTATTGAACAAAAGTGTATTATAAAAATACAGGGATATGAAACAAAAAAAAGAGACCCGAATGTACGGATCTCTCTATATATACAGCAGTATCAGTTATAAAGCTTTGCTGTTCAGATTGGTGTCGGCCACCTTTGTCAGGAGCTCATCACATTTCTTTTCTTCTTTCAGTGTCTGGAGAAGGTGCTGAAGGCACTCCTCTTCTTTCAGGACTTTGGCAAAAGCAGAAATGGTTCCGTAGGTAGCAATCTCATAATGCTCCACTTTCTGTGCAGCGGCAATGATTCCTGCATCCCTTACTGCTCCCGGCTCTGTTTCTTCGATGATGCTTTTCCCTTCATCCAGGATCCCCTGCATAGCATCGCATTTCTTGGCCTGTGCTTTTTTTTCCAATGCTTCAAAGCAGGCTTCCAGACGCTCTACATGGGTTTCTGTTTCTGCAAGGTGATCTTCGATCGCTTTTTTAAGCTTTTCATTGGTGGCATTTTTCATCATGTTCGGCAATGCTTTTACCAGTGCCTTTTCTGCCCAATAAATATCTTTTAATGAATCTTCGAAAAGATCTTTAAGTTCTTTGGCAGCATCTTTTTTGGCAGGTGTTTTCGCACTTGTTTTAGATGCTGTTGTTTTAGACGATGTTGTCTTTGATGCGGTTTTCGCAGGTGCTTTTTTAGCTGATGATTTCGTTTCCATAATACTATTTGGTGATTAATTGTGATTGCTGGTTATGATACAATTATAAGACCATTGTAAAGTAAAATATTCTTATTTAAGGAGATGTGGTATGTAATTTTTTTTTATTTGACTGCTGTCTGCTCTGATTGCTCTTATTTTATCGGTCAGAATATAGGTAATACAATAATAATTGCTATGACATGCGGCAACTCATAAACCTGCCTGAATTTTCCGGATACCTTTAGCTTACCATAACAAAGATCACAACTTATGCATACCCGTAAAAAACTTAATCTGACCCTGAAAATATGGCGCCAGAAAAACAGGAATACGAAAGGCCGTTTTGAAACCTACAGTCTTTCTGATGTCTCTACCGAATCTTCTTTCCTGGAAATGCTCGATGTCCTCAATGAACAGCTGATCAACGATGATAAGGAACCGATTGCCTTTGATCATGACTGCCGCGAAGGGATCTGCGGCATGTGCTCCCTGTATATTAATGGAAGAGCGCATGGTCCCGACCGGGGAATTGCTACCTGTCAGCTCCATATGCGCCGGTTTTCAGATGGAGAAACCATTGTGGTCGAACCCTGGCGCAGCGTTGCGTTCCCGGTCATTAAAGACCTGATCACAGACCGGAGTGCGTTTGACAGGATCATGGCATCCGGAGGCTTTATTTCCGTCAATACTTCCGGAAGTACGCTGGATGCGAATGCCATACTCGTTGATAAAGATGACGCCGACAAATCTATGGATGCCGCCGCATGCATCAGTTGCGGTGCGTGTGTGGCCTGCTGTCCCAACGGAGCCGCGATGCTGTTCGTAGGCGCTAAAGTTTCTCATTTTGCTCTTCTCCCGCAGGGTAAGGTAGAAGCGCAAAGGCGTGTCCTGAATATGGTAAAGGCAATGGATGAGGAAGGTTTCGGGAACTGCTCCGTTATCGGTGCGTGTGAAGTGGAATGCCCGAAGAGCATTTCCCTGGACAATATAGCCCGGCTGAACAGGGAATATATGAAAGCCTGGGTTAATAAGGGATAATATTTGACGCTTTATTTTTCGAGCCGGGCCCACGTCGGTGCATGGTCGCTTGTCTTTTCCCATCCGCGTACATATCGGTCTACGCCACCGGATTGTAGTGCAGATTTCAGATAAGGACTCAGTAAGATATGGTCCAGGCGCATTCCGGCATCCCGGTCATACGATCGGTACATATAATCCCAGAAAGTATAGATTTTTTCTTCCGGGAACAGGTTCCTGATAGAATCAAGCCATCCTTTTTTGAGCAGGCCCTGATAGGCTTTTCTCACTTCCGTCCTGTACAGGGCGTCATTTTCCCAGCGCTCAGGTTTATGGACGTCAATGGGTTCTGGAATGATATTGAAATCGCCTATAATAATGGCGGGGAGATCCATCTTTATCAGTTCATCGGTTCTTTTTTTCAGTCGCTTCAGCCAGGACAGCTTATACTCGAATTTGGGTCCGGGATAGGGATTTCCATTAGGCAGGTAAAGACAGCAGATGACCATCTGGTCTATAATGGCTTCCAGGTAACGGCTCTGTTCATCATC is part of the Chryseobacterium camelliae genome and encodes:
- a CDS encoding sigma-70 family RNA polymerase sigma factor, producing the protein MRQLKITKQVTNRETASLDKYLQEIGKVELITADEEVELAQRIRAGDRAALEKLIKANLRFVVSVSKQYQNQGLSLPDLINEGNLGLMKAAKRYDETRGFKFISYAVWWIRQSILQALAEQSRIVRLPLNKIGSINKINKAYAHLEQENERPPSPEELAEVLDMSEEDIKESMKNSGRHLSMDAPLVEGEDSNLYDVLRSGESPSPDKDLMLESLQIEIERALNTLTPREADLVRLYFGLNGKHPMTLEEIGETFDLTRERVRQIKEKAIKRLKHNTRSKILKSYLGK
- a CDS encoding S1/P1 nuclease; translated protein: MYSKLLMLAFISSSLYSYAWGLTGHRIIAEIAENHLSGKARREIKKMMGRERLAYWANWPDFIKSDTTGAWKQASAWHYVNIDPQTDFKTFEQKLKMQAGPSLYTQVNTLSSQIKDSRTSEKDRKIALIFLIHIMGDLAQPLHVGRAEDLGGNKINVTYFGEKTNLHSVWDGKLVDSQKYSYTEYSRLLDIKSDDEVKKIQSGTLEDWLYDSHTIANRIYAQTPDGSKLSFDYQYKFNDTVERQLLYGGLRLAKWLNDLF
- a CDS encoding type VI secretion system baseplate subunit TssG; the encoded protein is MMYENSVATLHYNQLQTDFKAEAVAVNLLKYHRAVSNIFIERLGINDRAYLKDIRRITSQYLGFDEEVYTIETYREGIYDYLPEGLFHPPSLGASRKNVDHIVREIRKQKKVEEDARKFFRPFELEIFFTEVSALLKEFDFDIASDTHTLLNTVSELWPLLRMLDRHHASIFIYILPFFHQIRGDKAWFERCMSAFLMVPVEVTFAPNVIDRIEQEDDSMLLGNSRLGVTYIPSGRHMDGERNWVVNIGPIPYMEMKNYIEGSPFRNVLRALYDHFLPVTVDVEENFITEKQDFSFSLEDDERNASRLGYSTFL
- a CDS encoding TssN family type VI secretion system protein, whose protein sequence is MEISSVKGVFLRYILMPLLAVIMMTVLGVIRRNKPAIKIKVIIVYVLLCGLCLALPGFFGFAGNLFNPYWYLIAQIIFLIFGIIHVNLMDHYFKKHIESVSMSILFESLLTLTCMVIGGYLFTLIFNWMGKGTGYAAMAATSMLIFLVPMVFYYCYIQFITIPFDIYKTWRYSPDQKLPDFEGADFDRLMVLNVELSKNLEDANRFRIKAKTLPTGVTFGDWFYRVVDDYNHKNPNSIIHLTDQQKEPYYWIFYTKKSFFSFRKYIDFNEDITANSISENEVVICKRVIQHEEEGARKS
- a CDS encoding metal-dependent transcriptional regulator, which codes for MPKITLTEENYLKALFHVVDPEGKVTINELSKFLNVKMPSVNNMMKKFADKGWVVYETYKPLLVTEKGRREAALVVRKHRLTEMFLVKNMNFGWENVHEIAEQLEHVHSQVFFDKMDEILNYPKFDPHGEPIPDKDGNIIAQDLQKLSSCETGETVVFTSVTLSDDAFLSYLNERNLLLDTKIRVIKIENFDKSMTIEIEGKKEILSKKATEKILVRK
- a CDS encoding threonine aldolase family protein — encoded protein: MKFSFKNDYSEGCHPNILRALLEHNEDQQAGYGEDQYSMQAKELIRARMNSHTSDIYFISGGTQANLIVISSVLRPYQCAISAATGHILNNETGAIEATGHKVLSIETSDGKLKPSDIAPVLESHRNVPHQVMPKLVYISNSTELGTVYDRGELEALSAFCTLHDLYLFMDGARLGHGLTAETSDLTLEDVARLTDVFYMGGTKNGALIGEAVIINNPLLQQDFAFNIKQKGALLAKGRLLGIQFLELMKEDLYFDLARHANGQAMKIKNFLKERGVQFLSDTYTNQIFPVLSNTLIERLSESFEFYIWKKIDDQSSAIRLITSWNTGDESVSRFIQVIEQAMPEI
- a CDS encoding DUF4256 domain-containing protein gives rise to the protein MHKNNLSAERTFELIEILSERFTSNMHRHKDLDWQQILVKLQQHPEKLWSLDQMEISGGEPDVIRCDQDSHTYLFIDCSPESPMRRSLCYDHQAWESRKANKPFGNAVDMASVMGVEILSEQQYRELQLLGKFDRKTSSWIKTPDSVRNLGGALFCDFRYDMVFTYHNGADSYYAARGFRGCLKI